The following nucleotide sequence is from Aedes aegypti strain LVP_AGWG chromosome 3, AaegL5.0 Primary Assembly, whole genome shotgun sequence.
atcggtttgtttggccgacaggccaacagatggcggtagtgtgtaaacgtcaaacgcgaacaaaaacgatgcgagcgctgcaggtggcggattggccacctaccatatttttgaatccaccgttaaaaaggtggtcgatgcacaatgatgagagtgtgacgtctgtttgtctgtggttttagcatcactccgcATCAAGGCGTTTCacaaggcaaatttatgaatttcaacccgatttcttgtggcgaattttcataaggggttcctatgtttatcgacagtccatttgcctgagtgttgATGAAACGCCAAATTCACAGCGGCTGGTGGGCTGGCGACtattattgtgctctgcaagataaatccacgtaatgcgattatctgaaaatgtcgatataccgtcgcagtgataatgaaaatcaccaaatgtttcagatttagggctcattcatttatttcataacgctgaaaatgaccatttttgacacccacccaccccttcgtaacgctttttatataattattttacaaattttgtatgacccGTAACAtcgtgaggacacccacccacccccttcagcgttatgaaatttgtgaataagcccttagcaaatttgaaaaatttgtgtccttgaaggacgaaaaaatccaatcctacttgaattttgacgttgcgtttgaattgcgcgcatatcttctgcgcgttaccgccgccgcttgatgtggatttaatataagcgccgcaatacaaATCGTCGCGTTCGATAAGGTTCAATAAAGAATCAATTTTATTGAGCGATTCCTTTCCAGAGTAGCAAATTAGCcttaatttgatcatttttagaGTGTTCTATAGCATGGACATAGCTAAACCCGGTTTTCCACTGATCTAGATCAGCCGAAAGCGGAAGCCGGAGCTGTCAAATTTCGAAGCGCCGCCTCACTGGAACGTCAAACCGCAAACGTCAACCGCACGCCATCTTGGTCTCTTTCTATCTCTTTTTCCGGTTGCACATACAAGTGAAGGTACGGGTTTTTCTCGGAGCGAAAGTTTAATTTCGGAATATTAGCCGTAAAACTTTTAGAATAAGGTAGTTTTTAGTGATTTCGAACGTATTTGAGTTCCGGTTGATTGGGGGTTGTGAATTTTGCGTGAAGTAGTTGTGATTTTGTACGAAATCTTTGGATTTTGGTAGTCAGCCCTCGAGGTTAGGTGTCCCAGCCGATTGTACACAAAACTAATCGAATCCTGTTGTCTTCGTTTTGTGATCGTTTTTACAGATGCCAGGAATCACCGTAAAGGACGTCGACCAAGACAAGGTTGTCCAGGGCGTTGCCCTCTTCCTGAAGAAGTGAGTATAATCGAGAGGGGATTcacaacaaacaacaaattaatGGATGTCTTGATCTTGTAGGTCCGGCAAGCTGAAGGTGCCCGACTATATTGATCTGATCAAGACCGCCAAGTACAAGGAACTGGCCCCGTCCGACCAGGACTGGTTCTACGTGCGTTGTGCTTCGATCCTGCGTCGCCTGTACCACCAGAGCCCGGCTGGAGTTGGTTCCATCTGCCGGATCTACGGTGGCCGCCAACGGAACGGAGTTCGCCCGTCGCATTTCTGCCGCGCCGATGGAAGTGCCACCCGCAAGGCCGTCCAGGCCCTGGAACAGATTAAGCTGATCGAGAAGCACCCCGAGGGAGGCCGCAAGCTGACCAGCCAGGGACAGCGGGATTTGGATCGTATCGCGGCCCAGATCATTAGCAAGCAGCGAGCTGCCCTGAAGAAGGAAGCGGCCACTCTTGTGTTGGCTTAAGCGGTTACTGAAAAGTGAAGTGTTTTCTGCGAGAGGATGTAAGGATGGTATAAGTTAATATAACGAAAAAATTCCCAACAAAACAACCGCTCAGCTGGTGTCCCAAGTGTTATGTGCTTCCAAGAGAAAAGAAACGCCGTGTCGGATGAGATTTTGAGGTCAATTCTTCGTGTTTCTGGTAATGTTACTGATTGCAGTTGGATTCAGTGGACTCTTTTTGGTGCAGAATTCGGCTATTATAGTCCCAGTTCTTTCGTGAGTGATTAAGATGTCGATTATTGTGGATCTATCACTAAATAGCATTCCGATTTCCTATTGTTGACCTACACTGCTGATACGTTAAAAATCGTTAACATCGGAAGTAGTGCTCTGTATAGTCTGATGGTTGGTTAATGCTGCGTACTACTTCCgacaataagttttttttttttttagtaacaaCATCGGCAGTAAATTATTACCAACAACATAATTTAGTGCTGGCGCCACAATATCAACTTTGAATCTTCTTCGGGTCATTCACCCATCTACACAATAAACAGCTTTATGCAATTCCAGGTAAAGCTTTCCTATAAATTGATAGAATTGGAACTCCTTTGCAACAACATCAAATAGAAGCAGTAAACTTCGTTGCAGTGAATATCTACGAATTTTGAGGCCTGGAGGGATTAACGAGGAATTTCGTTTcagaaaacaataataattattcTGTAATTCCCTAGGCAGGGATGTTAGCGGGTCTCCCTTTAAAGACTTGATCACAATTTAGATGAAACAAGTCTCTATCGACTATTAAAGGTCCCAGAGACAGCTCTACAGGAATCCCTCAAGAATCATCCCTAGAAATTATTGTCAAATTCTTAAAAGAGTTTGCTGCAGGAAATTTTTCTGCACTACcaccagtaattttcacagtaCAGCTAATGCTCGATAACTGGGTGCTATTTAACTGGGCTGCTTTTTAACTGGGTGCTCGCTAACTGGGCTGTAGCCCAGTTAAAAAACAGTTAAACGTCAGAAACTTTCACCATCCCGTAACTGACGAGGGGCGTGCAAATGCAAAATAAGGTTtcggcattatttttttaattgtaaatttgtcttttttcatttagattttatttattttttcaattcaatgtgCAATATCCACCTCCTCTTTCGAAATCGTcgataattttaactttttccacCAACGTAAGGgttttttgtttccgtttgcggtTGGTGCCCGGTGGGATGTCCATTGCAGGAACGAAAACTGTTTAATTCACCTCAAAATTTACAAGACGGTACGATTGAAACGCGAATTCAATGACGGAATGACACGAACACAACGCGATTCCAAAACCGAATGACGCCAACCAAAACTTTGCATCTAAGTCCCcctcgatttttatttgaatgtgtGTGTGCGTTGGAATGGCAGTCCAGTTATCGAGCACTGCTCGCTAACTGGAAGGTTCTCTCAGCCCAGTTATCGAGCATAAgctgtaccgtaaaatggggcgaatagaaacactctCCGACATGTTTGAACGAGTGCAGCTTGAACCGTATggataaaaaacaattttcctcAAATATAAGTCGCGTCTTCCTTTGCTGAGACCCCAAttgttgttaaaaaataaaaattatatctcagggtgtctactacctacctggaaaaacctggaattatcagggaattttattcaacctggaaaaaaaacctggaattctcagggaatttcgatcacaatcagggaaattatgttgaggcagtaattcatgatagaatatgtTCGCGACAAAAGATTTTTGCATCAGAACCCAGAGCTACCAATATTTGTAAGAAAACTcttcaatcgaaaaaaattgAGCTGTTCAGTGAGGATCCTTTCAAGTATTAAATTTTATCAgcttaccaaaacatgattgatgttTGTAATGTCTctattgtgcttattctgcgcggcgtgtgaggtgagacgagtcgaatgaggtgacaattgtcgacttgctcccatttgattaacattagtcgtctcacgtcactcgaggtgagagcgactcgtctcgactcacacgccgcgcagaataagcgcATATATTTACTTAgtaaaggattaacatatctagggctggtagcaggtttctttttagatacaattttatgcaagtctctgaaaatcctatttttgataaaagtgttcgaagtctcttttttaatcaaaatagtctctaatgttttttgtttttccttATCTTGTTTGCTGATAATTAAGATGCAAAATTTCTCCTCATATTGCTCGAGAACAGTTTCAGGAATTATCCTTGTGgttgctccagagattttatcaggaattcttcaagaaattccttcaacaatttttcatggGATGCTtaccggaattcctccagaactaCTTTGAACAAAGTCTATCCTAGGACTTCTTCCTATTTTCTCACTGACTTTTCAACCTGTAGAGAGTAGCTAAGACGTCTGTCTTTGGTAGTGGTTAAAAAGGAACtaatttattttctgataattcTTACAGCTATAGATGTCAAGGCTTGCTGAGATACTTcttcaacactcctcctcaagcCGCAGAGATTCCCATCATCTGACGACACTCTTCAAACTTCGTCCGCTGCAGTGGTTTGGTAAGGCCATCGGCAACTTGCTCCTCCGTACCAACGTACTCTAGTTGTACCACACCACGGCTCAGTGCGTCCTTGATGAAGTGGTGGCGTATATCGATATGCTTCGTGCGAGGATTATACCCACCATTCTTCGCGATTGCGATGCAGCTTTGGTTATCGCAACGGATTTCTATGGGATCGTCGTTGTTGTCCAGTAGCGCCGAAAGTCCACGCCACCATGATGCTTCCTGTACAGCGGCTGATACGGACATGTACTCCGCTTCACAGGTAGATAATGCAACCGTGGGTTGCTTCTTGCACATCCACGAAATTGCACCGCCTTGGGCCAAAAACACGTTGccgctggttgatttccgctcgTCTAGATCGGATCCCCAATCGGCGTCACAGTAGCCGACAATACTGGAATCAGCATCCTTCTTGTAGACCAGCTTGAAGCCGGAAGTACCACGTAGGTAACGCAGAACGTGCTTCACCGCGTTCCAGTGCTTGAGTCCCGGATTGTTGTTGAATCTGCTGAGAGTGTTCACCGCAAAAAGTATGTCCGGCCGAGTGCTCTGCGCCAAATACATGAGGCACCCGACAGCTTCCTGATACGGAACGTCCTTCATCAGAGCGGATTCATCGTCGTCCTTCGGGCTTGCTTCCTTCGTAAGCTTCTCACTGTAGTTCATCGGTACTTTCACAGGTTTGGATTGATCCATGCTGAACCGCTTCAGAACCGACTCTACGTACGATTCTTGATCCAAGGCGATGGAGTCGTGTTTCCTCTCGATCCGGATTCCAAGGCAGTGTTGCGCTTGTCCCAGATCCTTCATACGGAAGCAGCTGGATAGCTGTTCCTTCAGCTTCTTCGTCCACATCCGGTCGTTACTGAAGATCATCAGGTCGTCGACGTATATGGCAACGATCAGAATCTTGCCTCCTCGGAAGCCGATGTAGACACACGGGTCGTATTTCGTTGGTGTCAGTCCAAAACGTCGTAGCGCCGCATCTAATTTGTGGTTCCAAACTCGGCTCGACTGCTTCAAGCCATACAACGCCTTGTTCAGCTTGCACACCATCGTCTTCTTTTTTCCGTCTACGAAGCATGGAGGCTGctccatgaatatctcttcgTCGAGATCCCCTTGCAGGAAGGCCGTAACCGCGTCCATCTGGTCTATCGCCAGATCGTGCTTGACCGCTAGTGCGAGAAGGTATCGCAGCGAACTGTAGCGAACGACGGGAGCATACGTTTCATCGTAATCTACCCCCTTTCGCTGCGAGTAGCCTTTAACGACCAAACGAGCCTTACGTCGGGTCGGGTTTCCGTCAGCATCACACTTCGTTTTAAATACCCACTTGCATTTGATAGCTTTCCTACCCTTGGGGAGCGGGGTGAGGGTCCAGGTGTTGTTGGCCACCTGAGC
It contains:
- the LOC5573827 gene encoding 40S ribosomal protein S19a encodes the protein MPGITVKDVDQDKVVQGVALFLKKSGKLKVPDYIDLIKTAKYKELAPSDQDWFYVRCASILRRLYHQSPAGVGSICRIYGGRQRNGVRPSHFCRADGSATRKAVQALEQIKLIEKHPEGGRKLTSQGQRDLDRIAAQIISKQRAALKKEAATLVLA